The following proteins come from a genomic window of Winogradskyella sp. PC-19:
- a CDS encoding dihydrodipicolinate synthase family protein, which translates to MSLKWEGVMPAVFTWLKESESGSLEIDFDTTQKQAVSILQAQGKGGSRMSGLVGSGTLGENSYLNTKQRLSLLKSLSEVAKEYNVPLISGASAETKEELAKIVEGLAKVGVDTVMVMPPKTKAIPSEKEMYDYYALSEATAKDVGVTIMPYNNPDAAGYHALSNDLLMRLSVLPKVVALKISTIDVSIIETLMLENKNLKILAGVDTVTVHAGLAGACGGITGVGCIFPKASVTMQEYVLKGEWAEANKISQALNSLSYLDAQPLLMEYLKLAMGIHHNDVSGGLRTFGKKLTKQQIDDVRARYFLAKERLEVMDLISE; encoded by the coding sequence ATGAGTTTAAAATGGGAAGGTGTTATGCCAGCGGTATTTACATGGCTGAAAGAATCAGAATCTGGTAGTCTTGAAATTGATTTTGATACAACACAAAAACAGGCCGTAAGTATTTTACAAGCTCAAGGAAAAGGTGGAAGTAGAATGAGCGGACTTGTTGGTTCTGGTACTTTGGGTGAGAATAGCTACCTAAATACTAAACAGCGTCTTTCTTTGCTTAAATCTCTTTCTGAGGTTGCTAAAGAATACAATGTTCCTTTAATCAGCGGAGCTTCTGCAGAAACTAAGGAAGAACTTGCCAAAATCGTTGAAGGACTTGCAAAAGTCGGAGTAGATACAGTCATGGTTATGCCTCCAAAAACCAAGGCGATTCCTTCTGAAAAGGAAATGTATGATTACTATGCGCTTTCTGAAGCAACTGCAAAAGATGTAGGCGTAACAATTATGCCGTACAACAATCCTGATGCAGCCGGTTATCATGCGCTCTCTAATGACCTACTTATGAGACTTTCTGTTCTTCCTAAAGTAGTTGCTCTTAAAATATCGACTATTGATGTTTCAATTATTGAAACACTGATGTTAGAGAATAAAAATTTAAAAATTTTGGCAGGCGTAGACACAGTTACTGTACACGCAGGACTTGCTGGAGCATGTGGCGGAATTACAGGTGTAGGTTGTATTTTTCCAAAAGCTAGTGTTACTATGCAAGAGTATGTTTTAAAAGGAGAATGGGCTGAAGCAAATAAAATTTCTCAGGCTTTAAATTCCTTATCTTATCTGGATGCTCAGCCGCTGCTTATGGAATACCTTAAGCTTGCTATGGGAATACATCATAATGATGTTTCTGGAGGTCTGCGTACCTTTGGTAAGAAATTAACTAAACAGCAAATTGACGATGTCCGTGCTAGATATTTCCTGGCAAAAGAAAGACTTGAAGTAATGGACTTAATAAGCGAGTAA
- a CDS encoding aldehyde dehydrogenase (NADP(+)), with product MITGKNYIGNQQSAKGTKTYKTFNPLLNAENETEFTEATTEEINEALQLATDAFAEYKFTSGAKKAEFLNTIADEILALDDKLISTYCSETGLAEGRAKGERGRTVGQLRSFADLVKEGSWVEATIDTAQPDRQPMPKSDIRKLFVPLGPVVVFGASNFPLAYSTAGGDTAAALASGCPVIVKSHPMHAGTGELVASAIVAAAEKTGMPNGVFSNINSSGIDVGAQLVKHPQVKAVGFTGSIKGGRALYDMAAERKEPIPVFAEMGSINPVLILPEALKQRGEDLAKTYAGSITLGTGQFCTNPGLILGLKSDELSQFVINLSDEIVKIEPSCMLHPKIHNAYQKNKENTISQNQTEVVANYSGDVKTNHASQAILTVDGDTFLNNTTLHQEVFGPFSVVVQCKDTKQLETIIMHLEGQLTGTVISESGEVDNYSGVISALQNRVGRLIFNGVPTGVEVCPSMVHGGPYPSSTDSRFTAVGIHSIKRWVRPFSYQDWPNNLLPDELKDENPLGISRLVNNQHTKATTV from the coding sequence ATGATTACAGGAAAAAACTATATAGGAAATCAACAATCTGCAAAAGGTACCAAAACGTATAAAACATTTAATCCACTATTAAATGCCGAAAACGAAACAGAATTTACAGAAGCTACAACAGAAGAAATCAATGAAGCGTTGCAATTAGCAACAGATGCTTTTGCTGAATATAAGTTTACTTCTGGAGCAAAAAAGGCAGAATTTTTAAATACAATTGCAGATGAAATTTTAGCCTTAGATGATAAACTCATAAGCACATATTGTTCCGAAACTGGATTAGCAGAAGGAAGAGCTAAAGGAGAACGCGGAAGAACTGTAGGGCAATTACGAAGCTTTGCGGATTTAGTAAAAGAAGGTTCTTGGGTAGAAGCAACAATAGATACTGCACAACCAGATAGACAACCAATGCCAAAATCTGATATTCGTAAGTTATTTGTGCCACTTGGACCAGTTGTTGTTTTTGGTGCAAGTAATTTTCCATTAGCCTATTCAACTGCTGGTGGTGATACAGCTGCGGCTTTAGCTTCAGGATGTCCTGTGATTGTAAAATCACATCCAATGCACGCTGGAACTGGAGAGTTAGTAGCAAGTGCAATTGTGGCAGCTGCTGAAAAAACAGGAATGCCAAATGGTGTATTTTCAAATATAAACAGTAGCGGTATTGATGTTGGTGCCCAGCTTGTAAAACATCCACAAGTCAAAGCGGTTGGTTTTACTGGAAGTATTAAAGGTGGTCGGGCATTGTATGATATGGCTGCAGAACGTAAAGAACCAATCCCAGTTTTTGCTGAAATGGGAAGCATCAACCCAGTTTTAATATTACCAGAAGCATTAAAACAACGAGGTGAAGATTTAGCCAAAACATATGCAGGTTCAATCACATTAGGAACAGGACAATTTTGTACAAATCCAGGTTTAATTTTAGGTTTAAAGAGTGATGAGTTATCTCAATTTGTCATCAATTTATCTGATGAAATTGTAAAAATTGAACCATCATGCATGTTGCATCCAAAGATTCATAATGCATATCAGAAAAACAAGGAAAATACCATATCTCAAAATCAAACAGAAGTTGTAGCTAATTATTCTGGTGATGTAAAAACCAACCATGCAAGTCAAGCGATATTGACTGTTGATGGTGACACGTTTTTAAATAATACCACTTTACATCAAGAAGTTTTCGGACCATTTTCTGTCGTAGTACAATGTAAAGACACCAAACAATTAGAAACTATAATCATGCATCTAGAAGGACAATTAACCGGAACTGTAATTTCAGAATCTGGAGAAGTGGATAATTATTCAGGAGTAATTTCGGCATTACAAAACAGAGTTGGTCGCTTAATTTTTAATGGTGTACCAACAGGCGTTGAAGTTTGTCCATCTATGGTGCATGGTGGTCCATACCCATCGTCGACTGATAGTCGTTTTACAGCTGTAGGTATTCATTCAATAAAGCGTTGGGTAAGACCATTCAGTTATCAAGATTGGCCCAATAATCTGTTGCCAGATGAATTAAAAGATGAAAATCCTTTAGGTATTTCGAGATTAGTAAATAATCAACATACTAAAGCAACAACAGTATAA
- a CDS encoding 4-hydroxyproline epimerase: MAKNTFVCIDAHTCGNPVRVVKSGGPKLVGSTMSEKRQHFLKQYDWIRKGLMFEPRGHDMMSGSILYPPHNPENDFAILFIETSGCLPMCGHGTIGTITIAIEEGLVRPKVPGKIKMEAPAGLVEIDYQMKGKKVEWVKLTNVKSYLATENLTINSPDLGELVFDVAYGGNFYAIVDPQKNFSGIQDFTASQIIGYSQKLRALINEKYPNQFIHPENETIKDVTHMLWTGTPLDENSNGRNAVFYGDKAIDRSPCGTGTSARLAQLFAKGKLKVNEPFIHESFIGSKFIGRVEEETRLDENLAIIPSIQGWAKIYGQNTITIDDEDDPYAHGFQVI, from the coding sequence ATGGCAAAGAACACTTTTGTTTGTATTGATGCGCATACCTGCGGAAATCCAGTAAGAGTCGTCAAAAGTGGTGGCCCAAAACTTGTGGGAAGTACCATGAGCGAAAAGCGCCAGCACTTTTTAAAGCAATACGATTGGATACGCAAAGGTTTAATGTTTGAGCCTCGTGGTCATGATATGATGAGTGGCTCTATCTTATATCCACCACACAACCCAGAAAATGATTTTGCCATATTATTTATTGAAACTTCAGGATGTTTGCCTATGTGTGGTCATGGGACAATTGGTACTATTACCATTGCAATAGAAGAAGGTTTAGTAAGACCAAAAGTACCAGGTAAAATAAAGATGGAAGCACCCGCAGGTTTGGTAGAAATCGACTATCAAATGAAAGGTAAAAAAGTTGAATGGGTAAAACTCACTAATGTAAAAAGTTATTTAGCGACAGAAAACCTAACTATTAATTCTCCAGATTTAGGAGAACTCGTTTTTGATGTTGCTTATGGTGGGAATTTTTACGCCATAGTTGACCCACAGAAAAACTTTTCTGGAATTCAGGATTTTACAGCGAGTCAAATTATTGGGTATTCACAAAAATTGAGAGCATTAATCAACGAGAAATATCCAAATCAGTTTATTCATCCAGAGAATGAAACTATAAAAGACGTCACGCACATGTTATGGACTGGAACGCCACTTGATGAAAATTCTAACGGAAGAAATGCTGTGTTTTATGGTGATAAGGCGATTGACAGAAGTCCTTGTGGTACAGGGACTTCGGCACGATTGGCGCAATTATTTGCCAAAGGAAAACTAAAGGTAAATGAACCTTTTATTCACGAAAGTTTTATTGGTAGTAAATTTATTGGTCGTGTAGAAGAAGAAACACGTTTAGACGAAAACTTGGCGATTATTCCAAGTATTCAAGGTTGGGCAAAAATTTATGGGCAAAATACCATTACGATTGATGATGAAGATGACCCATATGCACACGGATTTCAAGTGATTTAA
- a CDS encoding NAD(P)/FAD-dependent oxidoreductase, whose amino-acid sequence MSKSVIIIGGGIIGLSTAYYLQKEGCDVTVVDKFNFSAGASYVNAGYITPSHFIPLSQPGIITKGLKWMFNPESPFYVKPRLDTDFLKWAWAFKKSSTKVKVEKAIPILKDINVLSRDLYAEMKASGDFDFHYEKKGLLMFYKSDEVGEEEWNVGQRGIKEGLNVENLSTSEVKKLEPNIDLDIKGAIYFHSDAHMTPNAFMKDMYAYLKTKGVKFCSNEAVVDVELSNNSVLKIITDKQELKADEIVLAAGSWSQQLSKKLGIDIYVQAGKGYSINVERPTDITIPSILCEAKVAVTPMDGFTRFAGTMEIAGINHGINPVRVNAIAKAAKNYYPNLEILKSETDHAKCGLRPCSPDGMPYIGKSSKCKNLTIATGHAMMGWSLGPATGKLVSEIIKDQKPFMNIDAFHPDRKF is encoded by the coding sequence ATGAGTAAAAGTGTAATCATAATTGGCGGCGGCATCATTGGTTTATCAACCGCGTATTACCTTCAAAAAGAAGGATGCGATGTCACAGTTGTAGATAAGTTTAATTTTTCTGCTGGCGCATCGTATGTCAACGCAGGTTACATTACACCAAGTCATTTTATTCCATTATCACAACCAGGAATTATTACAAAAGGACTAAAATGGATGTTTAATCCAGAAAGTCCCTTTTATGTCAAACCAAGATTGGATACAGATTTCTTAAAATGGGCTTGGGCATTTAAAAAATCTTCTACAAAAGTTAAAGTCGAAAAAGCCATTCCAATTCTTAAAGATATTAACGTATTAAGTCGCGACTTATATGCTGAAATGAAAGCGTCTGGCGATTTTGATTTTCATTACGAAAAGAAAGGTTTATTGATGTTTTATAAATCTGATGAAGTTGGCGAAGAAGAATGGAACGTTGGTCAACGTGGAATCAAAGAAGGTCTAAACGTTGAAAACCTATCAACTTCAGAAGTAAAAAAATTAGAACCAAATATAGATTTAGACATTAAAGGTGCTATTTATTTCCATTCGGATGCACACATGACACCTAATGCTTTCATGAAAGATATGTATGCATATCTTAAAACAAAAGGTGTCAAATTTTGTTCAAATGAAGCTGTTGTTGATGTAGAACTATCAAATAATTCAGTTTTAAAAATCATTACAGATAAACAAGAATTGAAAGCTGACGAAATAGTTTTGGCAGCAGGAAGTTGGAGTCAACAACTATCAAAGAAATTAGGAATTGATATTTATGTTCAAGCAGGAAAAGGTTATTCTATTAATGTAGAGCGACCAACAGATATCACTATTCCGTCGATATTATGTGAAGCAAAAGTTGCGGTGACGCCAATGGATGGTTTTACAAGATTCGCTGGTACTATGGAAATTGCTGGGATTAATCATGGTATAAATCCTGTTAGAGTCAATGCCATTGCAAAAGCAGCGAAAAACTATTATCCCAATTTAGAGATTCTTAAATCAGAAACCGACCATGCAAAATGTGGATTAAGACCATGTTCTCCAGATGGAATGCCTTATATCGGAAAATCTTCAAAATGTAAGAATCTTACAATAGCGACTGGTCACGCTATGATGGGTTGGAGTTTGGGTCCAGCAACAGGTAAACTAGTTTCTGAAATTATTAAAGACCAAAAACCATTTATGAATATAGACGCTTTTCATCCTGACAGAAAGTTCTAA
- a CDS encoding PhnA domain-containing protein encodes MTSQKDLKERSNNQCELCSATENLSVYDVPNARDTGIYACQNCIDQMEDSEKIEPNHWRCLNDSMWSEHDGVKIMAWRMLNRVSQPWAEDMLGMMYMEDDVLVTAKASGDGEVDENQIIHRDVNGVVLDNGDSVVLIKDLKVKGSSMVAKQGTAVRNIRLDRDNSDYIEGKVGPTLTVIITKYVKKL; translated from the coding sequence ATGACTTCACAAAAAGACCTTAAAGAACGCAGTAATAATCAATGCGAATTATGTAGTGCAACAGAGAATTTGTCTGTTTACGATGTACCTAATGCAAGAGATACGGGAATTTACGCCTGTCAAAATTGTATTGACCAAATGGAAGATTCAGAAAAAATTGAACCAAACCATTGGCGTTGTCTTAACGATAGTATGTGGAGTGAGCATGATGGTGTAAAAATAATGGCTTGGCGCATGCTTAATCGTGTCAGTCAACCTTGGGCAGAAGATATGTTGGGTATGATGTATATGGAAGATGATGTGTTAGTAACGGCAAAAGCTTCTGGTGATGGTGAAGTCGATGAAAATCAAATTATTCATCGTGATGTTAACGGCGTAGTTTTAGACAATGGTGATTCGGTGGTATTAATTAAAGACCTTAAAGTCAAAGGCTCAAGTATGGTTGCAAAACAAGGTACGGCTGTTAGAAACATTAGATTAGATAGAGATAACTCTGATTATATTGAAGGTAAAGTAGGGCCAACTTTGACCGTAATTATTACTAAATATGTGAAGAAGTTGTAA
- a CDS encoding DUF1272 domain-containing protein: MLQIRPTCENCNKALPFDAEDAMICTFECTFCSDCVTKLKAVCPNCGGGFEKRPIRPENLLEKYPVSTEVVYKPVDFEAHFKKL, translated from the coding sequence ATGCTACAAATAAGACCAACATGCGAAAACTGTAACAAAGCATTACCATTTGATGCCGAAGATGCTATGATATGTACGTTTGAGTGTACATTTTGTTCAGATTGTGTAACCAAACTAAAAGCCGTTTGTCCTAATTGTGGTGGTGGTTTTGAAAAACGACCAATACGTCCTGAAAATTTACTTGAAAAATACCCAGTATCAACAGAAGTAGTTTATAAACCAGTAGATTTTGAAGCACATTTTAAGAAGCTATAA
- a CDS encoding YybH family protein codes for MKKFILAFSLALISYTCISVRADVGDVTVVESTNYNTAKAAILKVMNNQEIAWNNGDLEGFMQGYWKSDSLKFYGSSGLTKGWQNTLDNYKRGYPTKAETGTLNFVINDISRIENNNFWVMGEYHLKREAGDADGVFIIIFKMINGQWKIVADMSC; via the coding sequence ATGAAAAAATTTATTCTTGCCTTCAGTTTAGCTTTAATATCATACACATGCATTAGCGTTAGAGCCGATGTAGGAGATGTTACTGTTGTAGAATCAACAAATTACAATACAGCCAAAGCAGCTATCCTAAAAGTCATGAATAACCAAGAAATCGCTTGGAATAATGGCGACCTCGAAGGTTTTATGCAAGGCTACTGGAAAAGCGATTCGCTTAAATTTTACGGCAGCAGTGGCTTAACCAAAGGTTGGCAAAACACATTAGACAACTATAAACGCGGCTATCCAACAAAAGCAGAAACTGGAACTTTAAATTTTGTTATTAATGATATTTCACGAATTGAAAATAATAACTTTTGGGTTATGGGTGAATATCATTTAAAACGCGAAGCTGGAGATGCTGATGGTGTTTTCATTATCATCTTTAAAATGATTAATGGCCAGTGGAAGATTGTTGCGGATATGTCGTGTTAG
- a CDS encoding DUF4407 domain-containing protein, whose translation MLKQFFIICSGADTDILKECSIGEQNKYAGIGATVFFTAVMATIAASYALYTVFDTLYSAIFFGLIWGLLIFNLDRYIVSTIKKRDSIIDEILQATPRLLLAIIIAVVISKPLELKIFEKEINQVLLEQKNDLTLANQNQIAEQFTPRITELQNDIVALQTEIDTKETEVNTLYDTYISEAEGTAGTQLLGKGPVYKEKREKHDAALADLQQLKTDNKVKIASIETEIKSLQDTQKSDVETSQPVIDNFDGLMARVNALGTLPWLPSFFIFLLFLAIETSPIFAKLLSPKGEFDFRLQDQETTIKTWVTQKVNERKLLLKTDNEVNNKVYNDIADEEEVINYKHKKARELMQLQADAFFKNQKGAL comes from the coding sequence ATGCTAAAACAATTTTTCATCATCTGTTCTGGTGCAGACACAGATATTCTTAAAGAATGTTCCATCGGAGAACAAAACAAGTATGCTGGCATAGGTGCTACAGTATTTTTCACTGCAGTAATGGCTACTATAGCTGCTAGTTATGCTTTATATACTGTTTTTGACACACTATATTCTGCTATCTTTTTTGGTCTTATTTGGGGATTACTTATCTTCAATCTAGATCGCTATATAGTCTCTACTATTAAGAAAAGAGACAGTATAATAGATGAAATTCTTCAAGCCACGCCTAGACTATTACTAGCAATAATTATTGCTGTAGTCATATCAAAACCTTTAGAATTAAAGATTTTCGAAAAAGAAATCAATCAAGTATTATTAGAACAAAAAAACGATTTAACTCTAGCAAATCAAAACCAAATTGCAGAGCAGTTTACTCCAAGAATTACTGAATTGCAAAACGATATAGTTGCACTTCAAACAGAAATAGACACTAAAGAGACTGAGGTCAACACACTATACGACACTTACATTTCTGAAGCGGAAGGCACAGCTGGGACTCAGCTTTTAGGAAAAGGTCCTGTATACAAAGAAAAACGAGAAAAACACGACGCGGCTTTAGCCGATTTACAACAGTTAAAAACAGATAATAAAGTAAAAATTGCAAGTATAGAAACTGAAATAAAATCGCTTCAAGACACTCAAAAAAGTGATGTAGAAACTTCGCAACCTGTCATTGATAATTTTGACGGTTTGATGGCACGTGTTAATGCTTTAGGAACTTTACCGTGGTTGCCTTCATTTTTTATTTTCTTATTATTCTTAGCTATTGAAACATCTCCAATATTTGCCAAACTACTATCTCCTAAAGGTGAATTTGATTTTCGATTACAAGACCAAGAAACCACTATTAAAACGTGGGTAACACAAAAAGTAAACGAACGTAAACTATTATTAAAAACGGATAATGAAGTTAACAATAAAGTTTACAACGACATAGCTGACGAAGAAGAAGTTATCAATTATAAGCACAAAAAAGCACGTGAATTAATGCAATTACAAGCTGATGCTTTTTTTAAGAATCAGAAAGGTGCGCTTTAA
- a CDS encoding M56 family metallopeptidase, translated as MEFYLLKSTAILAIFWILYMVFLERESIHRFKRFYLLTSLVAAICIPLISIPEYVYVQPLDGNLFINEAIPFVALEPLKIIEAPFWNLERILWAIYSIGVSVFAFRFFKNLTQIFKTINTNEKQKAASITFVLLRQLINPHTFFNYIFLNKSKFENNALPKEVILHEETHAKQKHSLDVLFIELLQIVFWFQPFIWLYKTRIKLNHEFLADQAVIKNGFEPVNYQNTLLSYSSNDEDFILANAINYSSIKKRFTVMKTQTSKSKIWLLSLLTLTILGVLAYSFSAREVIEIEEGYQDRLSAQVSNENSVLNKKTEASQILMNEYKDFIKKFKETNTIYGDAYERAIVIYDKLMSDSQRESVEKYPDRIIPMPNLSKIKPRKPTSTQFEAFKNTKEYAVWIDNKHVSNSELNNYKVEDFVHVSGSRVFKNARSKKFPQPNQYHLYTEAGFKSTYKDSQLKRYKKATDKYSNAISNYLKGDQIDNSELIILKSKADAIYKTFSPEELKINNIKTTPPVPAVKVSHSARSISIKVLGNENYEVDGVKTNKASFVSTVNKLHQDISSEIRNRIINIHVSFTDKESNDEVWFIYNSLLDYGFHRLVTKNQEVIKSKGNKPFLSNRNTTSRQHKPPTAKEIAEYNTWAKKVNSKSKKLSKDATWYPPIEEENLVKSLNIYKRMTKQQKENAEEMLFPGMEIKEGQTRVSVTPQSAKQQKTPTKKEVEEYNAWASALNQKIKKAEQNKDKFDYPIIKLKDINQYKSIYNRLSSKQKINAEAFPNIPPLPPPPTKVKQYKKGKKKTLEYIIKNTRKGAKSGYEVLENGESHYYIIYKGKKTYYNKDGYITDNKGNILPPPPAPKSPKTIKTDFDVPPPPPPPVPKEAKGKLGKHHVKAYNDWINFIKGDNPDPKYMTVEIYEYYRDMYEAFTEAQKKQTEGIPPPPPPPAPKKSKSKGGPNTNQQAMINYLKKIDGPDVIFTQIDAKPNKIPHYNTHLSLNEATSLIEKDSRMRLYPYNSPHSGFIVLISNNVENTIPKLTKNNRIEYIRAISSIGAKFYLDNKEIDFKKAKRILKKNPQATMASTITPPVVNIRTSLIGIKGTSIDVKSGPNPDSYNDVSTDSFVNIESYLKKYKHYEVLRNQKPHYINKSKSQQKEMDALFSDLGGMYFRLSKENKKLVERPIAPIRPYVKITLGGKTYYKKFKELTKEEKETLPPPPPPIMKKNK; from the coding sequence ATGGAATTTTACTTATTAAAATCAACAGCTATTTTGGCGATTTTCTGGATACTTTATATGGTATTTTTAGAACGCGAAAGTATTCATCGTTTTAAACGCTTTTATTTATTGACATCTCTAGTGGCTGCAATATGCATTCCACTAATAAGCATTCCAGAATATGTTTACGTTCAACCTCTAGATGGTAACTTATTTATTAATGAAGCTATTCCTTTTGTTGCATTAGAACCATTAAAAATAATTGAAGCTCCTTTTTGGAATTTAGAACGTATACTTTGGGCTATTTATAGTATTGGCGTTTCAGTTTTTGCATTTAGATTTTTCAAAAACTTAACTCAAATTTTTAAAACTATTAACACTAATGAAAAGCAAAAGGCAGCCTCGATAACTTTTGTTTTACTCAGACAACTAATCAACCCGCACACTTTTTTTAATTACATATTTTTAAATAAATCAAAGTTCGAAAATAATGCACTTCCAAAAGAAGTAATACTACATGAAGAAACCCACGCGAAACAAAAACACAGTTTAGATGTACTTTTTATAGAGCTTCTTCAGATAGTATTCTGGTTTCAACCTTTTATCTGGTTGTATAAAACACGAATTAAACTTAATCACGAATTTTTAGCCGATCAAGCTGTTATCAAAAACGGATTCGAACCCGTAAACTATCAAAATACATTATTGTCATACTCATCAAATGACGAAGATTTCATCTTGGCTAACGCCATCAATTATTCATCCATCAAAAAACGATTTACAGTTATGAAAACACAAACATCAAAATCAAAGATTTGGCTATTGAGCCTACTAACCTTAACTATTTTAGGCGTCTTAGCTTATAGCTTTAGCGCTAGAGAGGTTATTGAAATTGAAGAAGGTTATCAAGATAGACTTTCTGCACAAGTGTCAAATGAGAATTCAGTTCTTAATAAGAAAACGGAAGCCTCTCAAATATTAATGAATGAATACAAGGACTTCATCAAAAAATTTAAAGAGACTAATACCATATATGGCGATGCTTACGAAAGAGCAATTGTTATTTATGACAAGTTAATGTCTGACAGTCAACGTGAGTCTGTTGAGAAATATCCGGATAGAATAATACCTATGCCAAATCTATCTAAAATAAAGCCTAGGAAACCTACAAGTACTCAATTTGAAGCCTTTAAAAATACCAAAGAGTATGCTGTCTGGATTGACAATAAACATGTTTCAAATTCAGAATTAAACAATTATAAAGTCGAGGATTTTGTCCACGTTTCTGGCTCTAGAGTTTTTAAAAATGCTCGCAGTAAAAAATTTCCTCAACCAAATCAATATCATCTTTACACCGAAGCTGGATTTAAATCTACTTATAAAGACTCGCAATTAAAACGATATAAAAAAGCTACTGATAAATATTCTAATGCTATTTCAAATTATTTAAAAGGAGATCAAATCGACAACTCAGAATTAATAATTCTAAAATCGAAAGCTGATGCTATTTATAAAACATTTTCTCCTGAGGAGTTGAAAATAAATAATATAAAAACTACTCCTCCAGTTCCTGCGGTAAAGGTTTCGCACTCAGCTAGAAGTATTAGTATAAAAGTATTAGGTAATGAAAATTATGAAGTAGATGGAGTTAAGACTAACAAAGCTTCTTTCGTTTCTACAGTTAATAAATTACATCAAGATATATCATCAGAAATACGAAATAGGATTATTAATATCCATGTGAGTTTTACAGATAAAGAATCAAATGACGAAGTTTGGTTTATTTACAATTCTCTTTTAGATTATGGTTTTCACCGTTTGGTTACCAAAAATCAAGAGGTGATTAAAAGTAAAGGGAATAAGCCTTTCTTAAGCAACAGAAATACAACTTCTAGGCAACATAAACCACCAACAGCAAAAGAGATTGCAGAATATAATACTTGGGCAAAAAAGGTAAATAGTAAAAGTAAAAAGCTATCAAAAGATGCAACTTGGTACCCTCCAATTGAAGAAGAAAACCTAGTAAAGTCTCTTAATATTTACAAAAGGATGACCAAGCAACAAAAAGAAAACGCTGAAGAAATGCTATTTCCTGGTATGGAAATAAAAGAAGGTCAGACTAGAGTTTCAGTAACGCCACAATCTGCAAAACAACAAAAAACACCAACAAAAAAAGAAGTTGAAGAATATAATGCTTGGGCAAGTGCATTAAATCAAAAGATTAAGAAAGCGGAACAAAACAAAGATAAATTTGATTATCCCATCATAAAATTAAAAGATATAAATCAATACAAATCAATCTATAATAGATTGTCCTCTAAGCAGAAAATAAATGCAGAAGCATTTCCAAATATTCCACCGCTACCACCACCGCCAACAAAAGTAAAACAGTACAAAAAAGGTAAAAAGAAAACCTTAGAATACATTATAAAAAATACCCGTAAAGGCGCTAAATCTGGTTATGAAGTTTTAGAAAACGGAGAATCTCATTATTATATCATTTACAAAGGAAAAAAAACTTACTATAATAAGGATGGCTATATTACTGATAATAAAGGTAATATTTTACCGCCACCGCCCGCACCAAAGTCCCCAAAAACCATAAAAACTGATTTTGATGTTCCGCCACCACCGCCACCGCCAGTTCCAAAAGAGGCTAAAGGAAAGCTTGGGAAACACCACGTAAAAGCCTACAACGATTGGATTAATTTTATCAAAGGAGATAATCCCGACCCTAAATATATGACGGTTGAAATCTATGAATATTACAGAGACATGTACGAAGCATTTACCGAGGCGCAGAAGAAACAAACTGAAGGAATACCTCCACCGCCACCGCCGCCAGCTCCAAAAAAGTCTAAAAGCAAAGGTGGCCCAAATACCAATCAACAAGCAATGATCAACTATCTAAAAAAAATAGATGGTCCTGATGTAATTTTTACTCAAATAGATGCAAAACCAAATAAAATTCCTCATTACAATACACATTTGTCTCTAAATGAAGCTACCTCTTTAATTGAAAAAGATTCAAGAATGCGATTGTATCCATATAATAGTCCTCATAGCGGTTTTATAGTATTAATATCTAATAATGTTGAGAATACAATCCCAAAACTTACTAAGAATAATAGAATTGAATATATCAGAGCTATAAGTAGTATTGGAGCTAAGTTTTATTTAGACAATAAAGAAATTGATTTTAAAAAAGCTAAGAGGATTCTTAAAAAGAACCCTCAAGCTACAATGGCATCAACAATAACACCGCCAGTAGTTAATATTAGAACAAGTTTGATAGGAATAAAAGGAACTAGTATAGATGTAAAAAGTGGTCCAAACCCTGATTCTTATAATGACGTAAGTACTGATTCGTTCGTTAATATAGAATCTTATCTAAAAAAATATAAGCATTATGAGGTTTTAAGAAATCAGAAGCCACATTATATTAATAAAAGTAAATCTCAACAGAAAGAAATGGACGCCTTATTTTCTGACTTAGGCGGCATGTATTTTAGACTTTCAAAAGAGAATAAAAAATTAGTAGAAAGACCTATTGCACCTATTAGACCTTATGTAAAGATTACACTAGGCGGAAAGACCTACTATAAAAAGTTTAAGGAATTAACTAAAGAAGAAAAAGAAACTTTACCGCCACCACCACCGCCAATAATGAAAAAGAATAAATAA